The following nucleotide sequence is from Pangasianodon hypophthalmus isolate fPanHyp1 chromosome 8, fPanHyp1.pri, whole genome shotgun sequence.
TGCACTtccctaatatactgtatatacagtgcacaTATGAACACttcccagagccctgacctaaaccctATAGAGCATTTGAGAGATGCAATGATGGAAGACTGCTGATGCGCTACTGTGGATGAACTGAAAATTTGTTGATTGAAACTCGTTGGAAACTTCCAGcacaactgttacagaaaatcgcTGATTCCACATTCTTCTtgggaatactgtgtgtgtaacaagtgtgaaatgagaaaaatgttttgtgatgtctgtttttagaatatagctggagccgtcactgaggttacatcagagctgacgtctgtgatggacaagttggagactgatgttccaggaggagagacagaaaaggtaaatTGTAGAAATCATCATCTGATTAATTATCTCCCTAATTGTTCTGTGCAGTTTGCGGAGTTTGAGGGAGTTTTTAATCACAGTACACTGTCTGTTTAAAGTCACTGGGACTGGTGCACTGTAATAgtgaagtgtgtctgtgagctgctcctCGCACTGGAAACATTTCTTGAGCACAGAGATAGAAGTGTCTGCAGTTGTAGGCACTATATTAAgaatgtagttagtgtgtgtatgtgatgtgtatGGCTGAGACCTGTTTTATGAGAACACTGTGTCTAATGAGAACCTTTAGGAACTATGCTATAAGGATATAGAGGaatattagtgtgtgtcagtgtgtttgactAGTACATGGTATATGAGGACAGTATTGATTTATATGATGACTCTGTGTTCATCAGCTTGTGTGTGGCACAGCACTGGTTTATCAGTACACTGGGTATTAATGGGACCTTGTAGACATGTGATAGTAAATGcacatcagcagctgtgtgtaaagcgTCTGACAGAAACCTGGTCTCGAGggacttcactttgtgaagCTATATCATGAACACCATATACATTATTAGGTATTTATCTGCTTCTTCAGAGTCACTGGGAGTGGtgcactgtaaatgtgtattgATCTGACTTGGGTGCTGGTTTATCATCATAGAAAtctcttgttatttttgtttttagaatacAGCTGGAACCATTACTGAGGTTACAACAGTGCTGACGACTATAAAGGACAAGATGGAGTCTGAGGTTCCAAGaaaggagacagaaaaggtaaTTTTGAGATCATCTTCTGATTAATTATGTCCAAAAGGATACCCATTGCCTGCTAATTTCACTAaactaaacagaaaataatcctAGCCTGGTTAATCTGTAACCTTAACATTTTGTTGTCTAATATTTCAGATTACCATTGTGAAGGAGCAATCTGGGCCTGAGGAAAAAGATACAGTAGCACCaagtgagaaaacagaaaaagtaagtTTGCTGGATAGACATTATTTCTGGCTTATGATATTTCTATGGaatacatcatcaataatttccttcattatttgtataatttatttcatgttgcataatttcaaatatctactgtatgtgtaatgaCCAAAGCCATTCATACACTATGTCGAATATCACATTAGTGAGCAACATGTTCTGCTATCAAAACCTatatttatcagttattttgatcatttttgatttgttttaaaaacgtacattttgcttttttgtcaCCATTGCCTCATACTTAAACACATCcagaattaaaatgaagacGTGTGAAAGAGAATGCTGATGCAGTATCTAGAATATCCAGAtacagttttaatattttgtcacCTCAGCTTTTGTTATATAAAGTCAAGACTAAAACCTCTAACAGGCATgctctttttgtctgtatttgtatttgagttGTGAAAATGCCCAAAGTGCACATCATCTAACatcaaataaatggattttgctTTCCATGTTATTCCTCCACTAGAGTTACTTTTAGACAAATATTTTTGGTTGTGATGTCAAATGAGTTTTATTAATTCTATTCACAGAATTGTAAACATGAAATGGTCCTCGCAACTGTTTCGAGCATGAACAAATGTGCAGCATGTGTTGGACCTGTAGCATCACTCAAATGGATTGGTCTGAGATGCAAAGGTCAGTAATGTACTTTACAGTATTTAAGATGGCAGTTAATTTATAACTGGTATGGTTTGTCCAATTGGCCCATTGTTTCCAGACAGTGGTCCTGGTCTCATAAATTCATAAGgtttgaaaattattaataaaattctaaGCTTCATCTTTTTATATTGAGTTAAGGCAACAGTtgtggtgtttttagttttatgtgTATTGAAGTCTTAcattcttacttatttacttctctctcttttgcagtcTGCAATTGTTTTTGGCACAAGTCCTGCTTTGTAAAACTTATTAAGAATGAGTCACTATCATGGGTGAGtgcatttataattcattatataaattttagtcATTTGCAAGTGCAATTTCTAGTGATCGTTTGTTTTCTGGTACTAGGGAGTAAGTACTGGTGAGGATGAATCACTATCAGATGAAGAATATGTGCCAAAGTCAGAGTCAGACAGTGAATCTGAGAGTTCAGTAGAGTTACAAGGAGAATGCCCCTTGAATATGGAGAAACGAAAGGCTATTTATTCCCAGATTGCCAAGTTGAATCCTGAAGGTGCAAGCAAGGGCAAAGTGTGTGTTAAGGCCAGAGAAGAAGTTGGTTTACTTTATGAGGAGCAGTTGACTGATGTAGATTATGACAGTGAAGCGAGCTATACACAAACCTCAGATAATCTTTCAAGCAAAGTTCAGGGTAAGCAAGTGTCTGAGACCTACAGAACATCAAAAGTTGCAGTTTTAGGCAGTGCATCAGACAGTTTAATGCTGCCAACAACAGTCACTGGAACATCTGCAAGCCAGCAACTGTTGGAAGTAAGAGAGGGAGCTGGTGGAAGTGATTTACTTGGAGATGTTGAGGAATCATTAATGGCAGAGGGCAAGGCTAAAGTGGATGGAGCTGAGGAGTGTCTTCAGTCATCTGTAATTTCTTgtactgaaaataagaaaaactacTGTTATATTTGTGGGAAACCACAGTCAAAAATCTCTCGTCATCTGAAAACACATATGGCAGAAGGTGAAGTTGCAAAAGCACTGTCAATGCCAAAGAACTCAAAAGAACGTAAAGTATTGCTGCAGAACCTTAGAAACAAGGGCAACTATCAGCATAATTCCGATGTTGTACAGAAAGGAACTGGGATGCTCAAAGTCAAACGAAGACCAACCAGAATTTGCGATTCCAAAGAGTTTGTGCATTGCATGTACTGCAAAGCGATGTTTGTCCGTAAAGACCTATGGCGACATGCAAGAAGATGTTCTTTAAAGCCAGGAGAACTAAATGAACACCACGGTAGGGCCAGGGTTTTGGGTTTGGCAGCCTTGGCAGAGTCTACATTCCCACACCAGATATCGCCTGGGGTTTGGAAGCTTTTAAGTGCAATGAAAGAAGATGACGTTGCCTCTGTAGTACGCAATGACTTCTGCATTCTTCAGCTAGCACAGTCTTTCTTCAATAAACATGGAAATGACTCtaccaaatatgaatatattcgACAAAAGCTTCGTGAAATTGGAAGATTTTTGTTAACTCTACGCAGCAATTCTCACATACACAGCCTTGAGGAAGCTGTAAAACCTGCCAACTTTCCAAGTGTTGTTCAAGCTGTCAAAACAGTGTCTGGCTATGATGAAGAAATGAACTGCTACCAAACTCCTAGCCTAGCATTAAAACTGGGGCACACCTTACAAAAGGTATGTGCGATCATCCATTGTAGAGCTTTAATGGCAGAGGATGAAGAGCAAATCAAGTCAACTGAAACATTCAAAAAACTGTATACCAGCAAGTGGTCAGAGCTCATCTCCCACAATGCTTTAAACTCACTGAGTGAAGCAAAATTTAACAAGCCATTAACGCTGCCATTTACCCATGATGTTCAGCTGCTTCATAAACACCTGGAAACAATTGCAGATGCATCATCCGAAAACTTGAAGAAGGCACCATCGCCACAAATCTATGCAGAACTTGCTAAAACCACACTTGCAAGAATAATTCTTTTTAATCGAAGACGTGCTGGGGAAGTCTCCAAAATGCAGACAAAAAGCTTCCAAGAAAGAGATAACACGCATCTTCATGAAGATGTTGCAGTGGGCCTTTCTAAATTTGAACAGAAACTTTGCAGCCACTTCAGCAGGGTTGAGATCAGGGGTAAAAGGGGGAGGAAAGTCGCTGTGCTTCTTACACCAAACATGGTGGATGCACTCACACTTTTGGTCAGTAAAAGAAAGGAATGTGGGGTACTGGATTCCAATTCCTTCTTGTTTGCCAGACCCAACTGCCAAAGCCCTTACAGGGGCCAGGACTGCCTGAGACTCTATGCATCTCACTGTGGTGCTCAAAATCCAGAACATCTTAGGTCAACACATTTGCGTAAACATGTGGCCACTCTCTCACAAATTCTTAACCTAAAAAACAATGAATTGGATCAAGTTGCAGACTTCTTGGGACATGACATCCGTGTACATCGTGAATACTACAGGCTCCCAGAAGCAACAactcagctagctaaaataTCAAAACTCCTACTGGCCATGGAAAAAGGGGTTCTTCCTGAACTTCAAGGCAAATCACTTGATGACATTGAAATTGAAGGTATGCATCTGCATTTTAGAAGGGGAACAGTTTTAAAGGTCCTGTGGTGTCCTAATGTGTCCTATGTAGAATTAGGCTAATATTAGGCAATCAGATTGGTAAAGACTGTTACTTAATATCATGTTCAAGGAACATAGTCAGGGACTTGTtgaaatatactgtagtattcatTTTTGCTTCTGCTTTTAAGATCATATCAACACTGATGGCAGTGATGGAAGTGAATCTGAGAATGGCACTGAAAGTGAGAATATGGATGTGTCTATGAGTGCACCAGTGCAGATTGGTAGGTTTTTCTAACATATTGATGTGTTACATGCCCAATTGTTTGGGTCGTGATCAGTCCACACTGTTTGTGTATGCTGAATAATGTGGTAATCTCTTCTTATAGCGATGCAGAAGGATCACCCACCAAAAGAAGCCAAAGCTGGATGTTCTGGTTGTATTTTCTAAGTTATAtatgtggttttgttttagtCATATAACTcataattatcttttttttaacctattttaatttgaaacaaaacTCTATGTCATCATATCTCCCAGTCTTTATGGTTGTATGatgtgcatatttatatacttgtttgtttagtCTCAAACACAGATGCTTTGCCCATGTCCCATAGAGCACctgctgttttaattttattgctgTGCAATAAGCTGGCTATAAGGTTCACAATTTTAAACATCACAATctaattgattcttttgataCGTGTTGTATACACCAATCAGACATAACAACCAGtgaaaggtgaagtgaataacattgattatttctctaCGATGGCGTTTGTCGAGGGTTGGGATATATTAGTATATCAACTAATTTGATTTAGTTTAGTATATCAacaattgtgatggctagactaCTGGGTAAGAGCATCTCCAACATAGCAGGTCTTGTTCCCAGTATACAGTGGCtagaacctaccaaaagtggtccaaggaaggagaACTGGTGAACCagagacagggtcatggactCCCAAGGTGCATTGATGCTCATGGGGATGGAAGCTTAGCCCTTCTGGcccttacaggacttaaaggatctgctgttaacgtcttggtgccagataccacagcacaccttcagaggtcttgtggagtccatgcctcaacagcTCAGAGCTGTTTGGTGGCACAAGaagaacctacacaatattaggcacctggttttaatgttatggctgctTGGTGTATACCCATGTCTAtgtttcatataacagcaaGCTTTTTGGATATTTGACCACTAACAAAAGCCCCCAATATCTAGACATCTCAGCATTCAGAGTTTTTTCTGAAACTAAtaggttttttatttgtttgtttgtttagcagTGGTGCAGGACAATACTGTAGCAGAGACTGAACGCACTAGAAAGAGGTCTAGAAAGACGGTACGAACACAGTGGTCTAAACGTGAGGTCATGGCTGTCATGAAACACTTCAAGTCTCATATAACCACAGGAAAACTGGCCACGATGGCAGAGTGTCTGCAGTGCAAGGCTGCTGAGGATCCTGTGCTGGCAGGCCGTACAGCACAAAATATACGAGATTTTGTTCGAAACAGGGGAATAACTTTTAAAAGGAAATCCCAATGTAATTGAAAATCGTGATGGGATGCTACATAAAGGTTCCTCTGAAAGTAACAGAAAGCAAGCTCAGTTagtctgtttttgctatatGCTGAAGATgtttgggtttgaggtcaaaagatgaatatgagatgatggtttagaatttcagctttcatttcctgatttttatatctgtgttacacagcttaaaacatggcacctttggtatAGGCACAAAttctcttaaagtaaattaaacaacacttaatatttggttcatatcccttgcttgcaataactgtatCAAGCCAGCATACATACATCCCATATACATCGCTCAAAACAAGAGTAGCTGTTCATAGCTactaattctttaaacaatcaatttaacaggatacacctgggcaacaagaaacaccagtcacatgttccaacatacttcatcacttgaaaataaaatgtttaaaaaatgtaaatatcaggaaaaaaagctaaaattctgagCTATCGTTTTATATTCGTCATTTGATCTTAAACCCAGATGTCTAGGTAtaggaaaaacaatataattgaacttgcttttcagaggggactgtatttaacagagttaaaaattatgttaacagttaacagttaTGTTTTTTAAGTGCTCAGTTGTAGTATCCCTAACCTGAGTTGCTTAATGTTCTGTAATTGTTGTATAGAAGGACTTGTTCTGTTAAGTCACAGATGACCCGGTAAATCACCATGCggtcatgtttgtgtttgtgttaagtcGAGTACCAATAAAACATGCCTGTCCTTCTAATACAGtgtaaagtctttttttgtgtattgttaaacTGATGTCCCGATAAAGCGGTGTGACCTTATAAGTACCAATTCTGTCGGAGGCGGGAGCTTCTCAGACGGTCCTTATATGCAACCATAATGTCAGGTCTTGTGTTTAAGAGTTTAATTTTGCGTAGAAGAAATCTGAAGTGAAATTTGTCTtgctaaaaaaaaccaaattttTTGATGTTTACGGCATTGCTGTAGCACAAAGGGAAAGGTGGGTCCCCTTAAACCACGTTTCAACTGGTTTGGCCGGCAAAGTCCTCGTAAGACTTAAAaaccagtatgtgtgtgtgagagtgtgtgtgtgagtgtgtgagtgagagtgtgtgagtgagagtgtgtgtgtgtgtgagagtgtgtgtgtgagtgtgtgtgtgtgtatgtgagtgtgagtgtgtgtgtgtgagagtgtgtgtgtgtgtgagagagtgtgtgagtgagagtgtgtgtgtgtgtgagagtgtgtgtgtgtacctgtagtaTGGAGTAGAACCCTGGTTGGTTCTCCCAGTGTCTCAGTTGTTCCTCTGCAGGTTTGAGCAGAGCCGAGTCCTGACTGCTTGCCTGAGACAGAACCTGCAGAACCACAGACACCTGCAGatccatctacacacacacacacacacacacacacacacacacacacacacacacacacacggatcaGTGTAAATGATCTCAGTATATAGAGGATTTTCAGTGGAACtctgccctctagtggtgaaGTGCAGGTAGACTGTGCTCCATTTCGGAGTTAAACACTTCCCCTTGAAGTCCACTGTTTCACTCCTCAGCATCACGGATTACccagaattctctctctctctctctctctctctctctctctctctgtgtgcagtgatgatgtAATCAGTGAAATTcataactattttattttttttaaacattttattaaagagaTGTGAAGTTTCAGTCACAGGGAGAGAGCGCCACCTGCTGGTCAGGAGCACCAGAAAAAAACTTCAACTTAATCCGGGACTGACTCAACACTGACTCAACACTGACGCAACACTGACTCAACACTGACTCAACACTGACTCAACACTGAGGCAACACTGACGCAACACTGACGCAACACTAATGCAACACTGACTCAACACTAACACAACACTGACTCAACACTAACACAACACTGACTCAACACTGACGCAACACTGACGCAACACTGACGCAACACTGACGCAACACTAATGCAACACTAACGCAACACTGACGCAACACTGACGCAACACTGACGCAACACTGACGCAACACTGACTCAACACTGACTCAACACTAATGCAACACTGACTCGACACTGACGCGACACTGACGCGACAC
It contains:
- the LOC128318704 gene encoding uncharacterized protein LOC128318704 isoform X2 — protein: MEKRKAIYSQIAKLNPEGASKGKVCVKAREEVGLLYEEQLTDVDYDSEASYTQTSDNLSSKVQGKQVSETYRTSKVAVLGSASDSLMLPTTVTGTSASQQLLEVREGAGGSDLLGDVEESLMAEGKAKVDGAEECLQSSVISCTENKKNYCYICGKPQSKISRHLKTHMAEGEVAKALSMPKNSKERKVLLQNLRNKGNYQHNSDVVQKGTGMLKVKRRPTRICDSKEFVHCMYCKAMFVRKDLWRHARRCSLKPGELNEHHGRARVLGLAALAESTFPHQISPGVWKLLSAMKEDDVASVVRNDFCILQLAQSFFNKHGNDSTKYEYIRQKLREIGRFLLTLRSNSHIHSLEEAVKPANFPSVVQAVKTVSGYDEEMNCYQTPSLALKLGHTLQKVCAIIHCRALMAEDEEQIKSTETFKKLYTSKWSELISHNALNSLSEAKFNKPLTLPFTHDVQLLHKHLETIADASSENLKKAPSPQIYAELAKTTLARIILFNRRRAGEVSKMQTKSFQERDNTHLHEDVAVGLSKFEQKLCSHFSRVEIRGKRGRKVAVLLTPNMVDALTLLVSKRKECGVLDSNSFLFARPNCQSPYRGQDCLRLYASHCGAQNPEHLRSTHLRKHVATLSQILNLKNNELDQVADFLGHDIRVHREYYRLPEATTQLAKISKLLLAMEKGVLPELQGKSLDDIEIEDHINTDGSDGSESENGTESENMDVSMSAPVQIAMQKDHPPKEAKAGCSVVQDNTVAETERTRKRSRKTVRTQWSKREVMAVMKHFKSHITTGKLATMAECLQCKAAEDPVLAGRTAQNIRDFVRNRGITFKRKSQCN
- the LOC128318704 gene encoding uncharacterized protein LOC128318704 isoform X1, whose translation is MEKRKAIYSQIAKLNPEGASKGKVCVKAREEVGLLYEEQLTDVDYDSEASYTQTSDNLSSKVQGKQVSETYRTSKVAVLGSASDSLMLPTTVTGTSASQQLLEVREGAGGSDLLGDVEESLMAEGKAKVDGAEECLQSSVISCTENKKNYCYICGKPQSKISRHLKTHMAEGEVAKALSMPKNSKERKVLLQNLRNKGNYQHNSDVVQKGTGMLKVKRRPTRICDSKEFVHCMYCKAMFVRKDLWRHARRCSLKPGELNEHHGRARVLGLAALAESTFPHQISPGVWKLLSAMKEDDVASVVRNDFCILQLAQSFFNKHGNDSTKYEYIRQKLREIGRFLLTLRSNSHIHSLEEAVKPANFPSVVQAVKTVSGYDEEMNCYQTPSLALKLGHTLQKVCAIIHCRALMAEDEEQIKSTETFKKLYTSKWSELISHNALNSLSEAKFNKPLTLPFTHDVQLLHKHLETIADASSENLKKAPSPQIYAELAKTTLARIILFNRRRAGEVSKMQTKSFQERDNTHLHEDVAVGLSKFEQKLCSHFSRVEIRGKRGRKVAVLLTPNMVDALTLLVSKRKECGVLDSNSFLFARPNCQSPYRGQDCLRLYASHCGAQNPEHLRSTHLRKHVATLSQILNLKNNELDQVADFLGHDIRVHREYYRLPEATTQLAKISKLLLAMEKGVLPELQGKSLDDIEIEDHINTDGSDGSESENGTESENMDVSMSAPVQIAMQKDHPPKEAKAGCSAVVQDNTVAETERTRKRSRKTVRTQWSKREVMAVMKHFKSHITTGKLATMAECLQCKAAEDPVLAGRTAQNIRDFVRNRGITFKRKSQCN